One Deltaproteobacteria bacterium genomic window, GAGCATTGCACACCTAAGGAGATGGCATGGCCGCAGACATCTATAGCTTCTTTGAAAAGCCGAAAGATCCATTATCCTTCGAGGGCGTGCGCATCAAGCTCGCCTCGCCGGCCAAGATTAAAGAATGGTCACACGGTGAAGTGAAGAAGCCGGAGACGATCAATTACCGGACGTTCAAACCGGAACGCGACGGCCTGTTTTGCGCGAAGATTTTCGGCCCGGTGAAAGACTACGAATGTAATTGCGGCAAATACAAGCGGATGAAACACCGCGGTATCGTCTGCGAAAAATGCGGTGTCGAAGTCATCCAATCGAAAGTGCGGCGGGAACGGATGGGCCATATCACATTGGCCACGCCGGTCGCCCATATCTGGTTCTTGAAGAGCCTCCCGTCCCGCGCCGCACTAATGCTGAATCTGTCGTTGAAGGATTTGGAAAAAGTCCTCTACTGCGAGGCCTATATCGTCACCGATCCTGGCGCGAGCGATCTCGAAGAAAACGAAATCATCAGCGAAGACAAATACCAGCGCACACTGGAGCGTTGCGGCAACACCTTCCGCGTCG contains:
- a CDS encoding DNA-directed RNA polymerase subunit beta'; this translates as MAADIYSFFEKPKDPLSFEGVRIKLASPAKIKEWSHGEVKKPETINYRTFKPERDGLFCAKIFGPVKDYECNCGKYKRMKHRGIVCEKCGVEVIQSKVRRERMGHITLATPVAHIWFLKSLPSRAALMLNLSLKDLEKVLYCEAYIVTDPGASDLEENEIISEDKYQRTLERCGNTFRVGTGGEVVRDLLAKINVDDSSKQLRKELETAKSETLRKKLMRRLKLTENLREAGNRPEWMMLEVIPVLPPDLRPLVPLDGGRFATSDLNDLYRRVINRN